TGTGGTACTGTGAGACGGTGAGAACCGTCCCGGGAGTCTCACGTTTAAAATTGCATAGTAAAAGCCGTGCAGTGTTAGGTTCTGCACGGCTTTGGGTTTTTATGCCTGCTTATCTGCTGCTAGTTAGCAGCCCAGGAGGCGGGCGATGACCAGGCGCTGGACTTCGGAGGTGCCTTCGCCGATTTCCATCAGTTTGGCATCACGCAGGTAGCGCTCCACCGGATATTCCTTCATGTAGCCGTAGCCGCCGTGGATCTGTACCGCTTCGGAGGCGTTTTGCATGCAGGTTTCCGAGGCATACAGCTTGCCGATGGCCGCTTCCATGGAGAAGGGCTGGCCCTGGTCTTTTAACCAGGCAGCTTTGTATACCATGAGGCGTGCCAGTTCGGTCTTCATCTTCATATCAGCCAGTTTAAACTGGATAGCCTGGAACTTGCTGATGGGCTGACCAAACTGCTCCCGCTCCTTGGCGTACTTCAGTGCGGCATCCAGGCAGGCTTGGGCAATACCCACCGACAGAGCGCCGATGCTGATGCGGCCGCCGTCTAAGGCCACCAGGAACTGCTTGAAACCTTCATCTTGATTGCCCAATAGGTTCTCTTTGGGAATCCGGACGTTCTCCAGAATAATCTCCCGGGTATCGGAGGCTTTTAAGCCCATTTTGTCGTAGGGCTGGCCCACGGAGAAGCCCGGGGTATCGGTGGGCACAATGAAGGACGAAATGCCTCTTGTGCCTTTGCTTCTATCGGTAACGGCGGTAATTACCGCCACTTTACCCACACCGACGTTGGTGATAAAGCACTTGCTGCCGTTTAAGACCCACTCATCGCCTTCCAGCACCGCTGTAGTCTGAGTGCCGCCTGCATCGGAGCCGGCATTTGGTTCTGTCAGACCAAACGCGGCAAAAGCCTTACCTGAGGCGCACAGGGGAACCCACTTTTTCTTCTGCTCTTCGGTGCCAAACAGGTAGATGGGGCCCGTACCAATGGAGCAATGGGCTGCATAAGTGATACCGGTGGATGCACAGGCGCGGGAGATTTCTTCCACCGCGATGGCATAGGACAGATATCCGGCACCGGAGCCGCCGTACTCTTCGGAAAACGGCAGGCCAAACAAGCCCATTTCCGCCATTTTACTTGTTATCTCGTGGGGGAACTCACCTTTCTCGTCTAATTCTCCCGCTATTGGCGCCAGTTCCTTCTGGGCAAAATCCCTCACAACCTTCTGAATCATTAATTGCTCTTCCGTCAATTGAAAATCCATGGTCTCACTCCTCTTTTAGAATTTATTTCTCCATCTGTTACTCCCGGCACTGAAGAATACGTGTAAGCGACAGCTGCTTACTGTTTAAATCCCTTCCCAGAATCTTTTCCGCCATCATTGCAGCATTCATCAACTGCTGCCAGTCAAGTCCGGTGGAAATCCCCATCTCTTCCATCATATAAACCACATCTTCTGTGGCAATGTTGCCGGTGGCGTTGGGAACAAAGGGGCATCCGCCCAAACCACCAATGGAACTCTCTATTACCCTGATTCCGGCCCAGACACCGGCTAAGGTACAGGCTAAGCCCAGACCCCTTGTATCGTGGAGGTGCAGGGAAAACCTGTCTTCAGGAAAGCGAGCCACGATCCCCTGACATAATTGGGCCACCTGCCTGGGATTTCCCAACCCTGCCGTATCTGAGAGAGAGACACGCTCCACACCCAGGGAAAATAGCTTTTCCAACAGATCATAGACACGGTCATAGGAAGTTTTGCCCTCAAACGGACATCCAAAAGTGGCAGACAGAGCGGTGCGTATAGTCAACCCGTTTTCTTTGGCTAAATCACTGATAATGGCCGCCTGCTGCAATGCTTCATCCACTGACATGCGCACATTCTTCTGACTGTGAGTTTCACTGCAGGACACCACATATTGCAGCTCTTTTACTCCACTGGCAATGGCATCTTCAGCCCCCCGGCGATTAACCACCAATGCCGAATAGGTCACGCCCTCCGGCTGTCCCAGTGCAGCCACAATTTCTTTGGCGTCCCGCATCTGCGGCACCGCCTTGGGGCTTACAAAGGAAGTAATCTCAATCTCACGCAACCCGGCCGCCGTCAACGCACGGGCCAAACGGATCTTATCTTCTGTAGCCACAAACTGCTTCTCATTCTGCAATCCATCCCTTAACCCAACTTCCCGGATTAAAACATCTCCACTAAGATCCGATAGCAAAAACATCACCCCTTCAAAGAAAATGCCGCCCGCCAATCCCCTAAAGGCAGCCAACCTCTAAAAGCAAGGCAGGCAGCAAAAACAAACAACTTTTCAAACTGTAATCTGCTAAACTCCAGCGCCCAGGCCTGCAGGAATTTGCATGGTTTATGCGAAAAAAGGTCCGTCCCCAATTTGCAACCAAGAGATGCGTAGCTCATCGTCGGTCCGCCAAGGCCTCCTAGCGGCCTTGGTAGTTCGGCTTCCGTTTTTCGTTGAATGCTTTTAGTCCCTCATCCCGGTCTTTACTGTAGAGGCAGCGGTTATATGCTTCCGCTTCCAGCGCCATCCCGGCGGTCAGGTCCACTTCCACACCCAGGTCCACGCAGCGCTTGGCCTGCTGCAGTGCCAGGGGAGCGTTTTTGGTAATCTCCCGGATCAGATCTGCGGTGGCCTCCATTAGTTGGCCGCGGGGTGCCACTTTGTTGGCAATACCCCACTCGAAGGCCGTTTGCCCGGAGATTTTCCGGCCGGTATATATTAATTCCTTGGCCTTGTTTTTACCAATGATACGGGGCAGGTTTTGCGTACCGCCGCCGCCGGGGATAATGCCTAGCCCCACCTCCGGCAAACCGAGAAACGCTTCTTCTGCCGCCACAATCATGTCGCAGCAGAGGGCAAACTCGAATCCGCCGCCCATGGCAAAGCCGTTTACCATGGCCACAATGGGTTTGGGGAAACGGACCACTGCTTCAAAAGCATCGCAGAACAACTCCCGCTGGCGAATCATTTCATCCTTGGTCATGCTTTTCCGTTCCTTGAGGTCGGCTCCGACACAAAACGCCCGCTCTCCTGCTCCGCTTAGGACTACAGCCCAGACGTCGATGTCTTTGCTTAACTCATCCATCACGGCGATAATGTCTTTGGCCATTTGTGTGCTGAGAGCATTTAACGCATCGGGCCGGTTTAGGGTAACTATGGCGTAATGCTCCCGTTTTGTCACCTCAATGGTTTCCCACATCTGCAACCCTCCTCTTTTAGGTCATCTAAGTCAGCCTGTTTTCCGGTCGTTTTTTGCTACTTCTTCTTTATCGCAAAAACAATGCCAATTCTGCAAAAGTCTTTTATTTTAAATAACGCCCTGTTTTATGGGGTTTTGGGCTACGGCAACTGCGCCGGGGCAAAAGCCGCGGGCCCCGACTGATGCACCCTCCCATAATTTATGCAATGCCGCATCAAACTTCTCAACCGTATAGGCAAACATCGGCACGGAAGAAAACTCCGCGCCGATGTTTTGATGCATTAACTCATCTAGGCTGTAACGATGCTATCTGCATCCTCCAGCTTAAGCTCCTTAATGGCCATTTCCCGCAATTTGTATTTCTGGATTTTGCCACTGGCGGTCATGGGGTACTCGTCAACGAAACTGACGTACTTGGGAATCTTATGGCGGGCAATTTTACCCTTGGAGAATTCGC
This window of the Dethiobacter alkaliphilus AHT 1 genome carries:
- a CDS encoding hydroxymethylglutaryl-CoA lyase, with product MLSDLSGDVLIREVGLRDGLQNEKQFVATEDKIRLARALTAAGLREIEITSFVSPKAVPQMRDAKEIVAALGQPEGVTYSALVVNRRGAEDAIASGVKELQYVVSCSETHSQKNVRMSVDEALQQAAIISDLAKENGLTIRTALSATFGCPFEGKTSYDRVYDLLEKLFSLGVERVSLSDTAGLGNPRQVAQLCQGIVARFPEDRFSLHLHDTRGLGLACTLAGVWAGIRVIESSIGGLGGCPFVPNATGNIATEDVVYMMEEMGISTGLDWQQLMNAAMMAEKILGRDLNSKQLSLTRILQCRE
- a CDS encoding enoyl-CoA hydratase/isomerase family protein, with the protein product MWETIEVTKREHYAIVTLNRPDALNALSTQMAKDIIAVMDELSKDIDVWAVVLSGAGERAFCVGADLKERKSMTKDEMIRQRELFCDAFEAVVRFPKPIVAMVNGFAMGGGFEFALCCDMIVAAEEAFLGLPEVGLGIIPGGGGTQNLPRIIGKNKAKELIYTGRKISGQTAFEWGIANKVAPRGQLMEATADLIREITKNAPLALQQAKRCVDLGVEVDLTAGMALEAEAYNRCLYSKDRDEGLKAFNEKRKPNYQGR
- a CDS encoding acyl-CoA dehydrogenase gives rise to the protein MDFQLTEEQLMIQKVVRDFAQKELAPIAGELDEKGEFPHEITSKMAEMGLFGLPFSEEYGGSGAGYLSYAIAVEEISRACASTGITYAAHCSIGTGPIYLFGTEEQKKKWVPLCASGKAFAAFGLTEPNAGSDAGGTQTTAVLEGDEWVLNGSKCFITNVGVGKVAVITAVTDRSKGTRGISSFIVPTDTPGFSVGQPYDKMGLKASDTREIILENVRIPKENLLGNQDEGFKQFLVALDGGRISIGALSVGIAQACLDAALKYAKEREQFGQPISKFQAIQFKLADMKMKTELARLMVYKAAWLKDQGQPFSMEAAIGKLYASETCMQNASEAVQIHGGYGYMKEYPVERYLRDAKLMEIGEGTSEVQRLVIARLLGC